In a single window of the Melissococcus plutonius ATCC 35311 genome:
- the uxuA gene encoding mannonate dehydratase, with product MEMTFRWYGSNEEKIKLEYIHQIPAVKGIVGTLMDIPVGEVWPKERIQALKEEIETAGMTLKVIESVNIHDDIKIGLPSRDQYIENYKQTIQNLAEFGIEVICYNFMPIFDWVKSDLDYKLPDGSSTLAFINKDIPNNPNDIIKKVEQSSSDFSLPGWEPERLTHVKELFEAYKNVDETKLRENLAYFLKAIIPTCEKVGIKMAIHPDDPPYSIFGLPRIIKNREDLDWLCNIIDSPSNGITLCTGSISEDPANNVYEILAEFCRRDCIPFAHVRNIKFIQGKDFYEAPHKSEYGSLDMYKILKTMYDNHFDGFIRPDHGRMIWGETGRPGYGLYDSAMGAAYLNGLWEAIEKENTN from the coding sequence ATGGAAATGACGTTTAGATGGTATGGCTCAAATGAAGAAAAAATAAAATTAGAATATATTCATCAAATACCAGCAGTGAAGGGTATTGTTGGTACATTGATGGATATTCCGGTAGGTGAAGTCTGGCCGAAAGAGCGTATTCAAGCATTAAAAGAGGAAATAGAAACTGCCGGCATGACATTAAAGGTGATTGAGAGTGTAAATATTCATGATGATATCAAGATTGGTTTACCCTCCCGTGATCAATATATTGAAAATTATAAGCAAACCATTCAGAATTTAGCTGAATTTGGTATTGAAGTTATTTGTTATAATTTTATGCCTATTTTTGATTGGGTAAAGTCAGATTTAGATTATAAATTACCAGATGGCTCTTCTACATTAGCATTTATTAATAAAGATATTCCGAACAATCCAAATGATATTATTAAAAAGGTAGAACAATCTAGTAGTGATTTTTCTTTACCTGGTTGGGAACCTGAGCGGCTAACACATGTCAAAGAATTGTTTGAAGCCTATAAAAATGTGGATGAGACAAAACTACGAGAGAATCTTGCCTACTTCTTAAAAGCGATTATTCCGACTTGTGAAAAAGTTGGAATAAAGATGGCTATTCATCCAGATGATCCCCCTTACTCAATTTTTGGATTGCCAAGAATTATTAAAAATAGAGAGGATTTGGATTGGTTATGTAATATTATTGATAGCCCATCTAATGGGATTACTTTGTGCACAGGTAGTATTTCAGAAGATCCAGCAAATAATGTTTATGAAATTCTAGCAGAATTTTGTCGTCGTGATTGTATCCCTTTTGCTCATGTACGTAATATTAAATTTATTCAAGGCAAAGACTTTTATGAAGCACCCCATAAATCTGAATATGGTTCTTTAGATATGTATAAAATTCTTAAAACGATGTATGATAATCATTTTGATGGCTTTATTCGTCCAGATCATGGTCGTATGATTTGGGGAGAAACTGGGCGTCCAGGTTATGGCTTATACGATAGTGCAATGGGAGCAGCCTATTTAAATGGACTTTGGGAAGCAATTGAAAAAGAAAATACAAACTGA